From a single Tachypleus tridentatus isolate NWPU-2018 chromosome 6, ASM421037v1, whole genome shotgun sequence genomic region:
- the LOC143252595 gene encoding ADP-ribosylation factor 1 isoform X1 has product MGNIFANLFKGLFGKKEMRILMVGLDAAGKTTILYKLKLGEIVTTIPTIGFNVETVEYKNISFTVWDVGGQDKIRPLWRHYFQNTQGLIFVVDSNDRERIGEAREELMRMLGEDELRDAVLLIFANKQDLPNAMNAAEITDKLGLHSLRNRNWYIQATCATSGDGLYEGLDWLSNQLKNQK; this is encoded by the exons ATGGGGAACATTTTTGCTAATCTATTTAAAGGCCTTTTTGGTAAGAAAGAAATGCGTATCCTGATGGTTGGTCTTGATGCAGCAGGAAAGACTacaattttgtataaattaaagCTAGGTGAAATCGTCACTACTATTCCTACTATAG gtTTTAATGTTGAAACAGTAGAATACAAGAATATTAGTTTCACCGTATGGGATGTTGGTGGTCAAGATAAGATTAGGCCTTTATGGCGTCATTATTTTCAGAATACCCAAG GTTTAATATTTGTAGTGGATAGTAATGACAGAGAACGTATTGGAGAGGCAAGAGAAGAACTAATGAGAATGTTGGGAGAAGATGAACTAAGAGATGCTGTTCTCCTTATTTTTGCTAATAAACAG gatCTTCCAAATGCCATGAATGCAGCAGAAATTACAGATAAGCTAGGTCTTCATTCTTTGAGGAACCGCAACTGGTACATCCAAGCCACGTGTGCTACAAGTGGAGATGGTTTGTATGAAGGACTTGACTGGCTATCCAACCAGTTGAAAAACCAAAAGTAG
- the LOC143252595 gene encoding ADP-ribosylation factor 1 isoform X2, giving the protein MGNIFANLFKGLFGKKEMRILMVGLDAAGKTTILYKLKLGEIVTTIPTIGFNVETVEYKNISFTVWDVGGQDKIRPLWRHYFQNTQVDSNDRERIGEAREELMRMLGEDELRDAVLLIFANKQDLPNAMNAAEITDKLGLHSLRNRNWYIQATCATSGDGLYEGLDWLSNQLKNQK; this is encoded by the exons ATGGGGAACATTTTTGCTAATCTATTTAAAGGCCTTTTTGGTAAGAAAGAAATGCGTATCCTGATGGTTGGTCTTGATGCAGCAGGAAAGACTacaattttgtataaattaaagCTAGGTGAAATCGTCACTACTATTCCTACTATAG gtTTTAATGTTGAAACAGTAGAATACAAGAATATTAGTTTCACCGTATGGGATGTTGGTGGTCAAGATAAGATTAGGCCTTTATGGCGTCATTATTTTCAGAATACCCAAG TGGATAGTAATGACAGAGAACGTATTGGAGAGGCAAGAGAAGAACTAATGAGAATGTTGGGAGAAGATGAACTAAGAGATGCTGTTCTCCTTATTTTTGCTAATAAACAG gatCTTCCAAATGCCATGAATGCAGCAGAAATTACAGATAAGCTAGGTCTTCATTCTTTGAGGAACCGCAACTGGTACATCCAAGCCACGTGTGCTACAAGTGGAGATGGTTTGTATGAAGGACTTGACTGGCTATCCAACCAGTTGAAAAACCAAAAGTAG
- the LOC143252596 gene encoding THAP domain-containing protein 2-like, whose protein sequence is MVHSCCAFNCSNRHGQVENVLYYRFPKDPDRRRRWIAAVNRKKWTPTEHTRLCSKHFVSGTKSDDPLSPDYVPSIFHFTRSPLKRRKAAELCKYENRKRSDQKEKRTTKET, encoded by the exons ATGGTACACtcgtgttgtgcatttaactgttcaaatcgacatggacaggtggaaaATGTGTTATACTACAGATTTCCTAAAGATCCCGACCGAAGAAGACGATGGATTGCAGCTGTCAATAGGAAAAAGTGGACACCCACAGAGCACACCAgactttgtagtaaacattttgtgtcag ggacgaagagtgatgatcccctatcacctgactatgtaccttccatatttcattttacacgttctcccctgaagagaaggaaagctgctgaattgtgtaaatatgaaaacagaaaaagaagtgaccaaaaggagaaaagaacaacaaaagagacaTGA